One window of the Leucobacter komagatae genome contains the following:
- a CDS encoding TIGR01777 family oxidoreductase has translation MNAVGRVVIAGSSGLVGSALVESLRADGIDVTRLVRRQPTASGEVRWYPGELPLDPSVLAGARAVVNLNGASIGKLPWGRNYREELRASRLTPTRTIAAAVHALGTDAPLFVSASAVGFYGNRPGEVLTERSCRGDTFLAALSADWESAALTAGEAARVALLRTAPIIHRQGVLKPLVLLTRFGLSGPLGGGAQVWPWISLADEVRAIRHIIDRGLTGPVNLSGPSPATANELGRAISAELHRPYLLPAPAWALRLGLGSDAADSLLLSDADVRPEALLASGFEFTHPKAAGAVRAALAR, from the coding sequence ATGAACGCGGTCGGACGGGTGGTCATCGCTGGCTCCTCCGGCCTCGTCGGCTCCGCCCTCGTCGAGTCGCTTCGCGCCGACGGCATCGATGTCACCCGCCTCGTACGGCGCCAACCAACCGCTTCGGGCGAGGTGCGCTGGTACCCCGGCGAGCTACCGCTCGACCCGTCGGTACTCGCCGGGGCGCGAGCCGTCGTCAATCTCAATGGGGCGAGCATCGGCAAGCTCCCCTGGGGGCGCAACTACCGAGAGGAACTGCGCGCCTCACGGCTCACGCCAACTCGAACCATTGCCGCCGCCGTGCACGCGTTGGGCACCGATGCACCGCTCTTCGTATCAGCCTCGGCGGTGGGGTTCTACGGCAACCGCCCGGGTGAGGTGCTCACCGAACGATCGTGCCGAGGTGACACGTTTCTTGCGGCCCTCAGCGCGGACTGGGAGTCGGCTGCGCTCACTGCTGGCGAAGCTGCACGAGTTGCGCTCCTCCGCACCGCACCGATCATTCACCGTCAGGGCGTGCTCAAGCCGCTCGTGTTGCTCACCCGGTTCGGTCTCAGCGGGCCGCTCGGTGGCGGCGCCCAGGTGTGGCCGTGGATCTCGCTCGCAGACGAGGTTCGGGCGATACGCCACATCATCGATCGGGGCCTAACGGGGCCGGTGAACCTCTCCGGCCCATCGCCGGCGACCGCCAACGAGCTCGGCCGGGCTATCTCGGCCGAGCTGCACCGCCCGTACCTGCTGCCCGCCCCGGCATGGGCGCTGCGGCTCGGGCTCGGAAGCGACGCGGCCGACTCGCTGCTGCTCAGCGATGCCGACGTTCGGCCCGAGGCTCTGCTCGCCTCGGGGTTCGAGTTCACGCACCCGAAGGCGGCTGGCGCGGTGCGAGCCGCGCTCGCACGTTAA